From Gossypium raimondii isolate GPD5lz chromosome 11, ASM2569854v1, whole genome shotgun sequence:
ACGAAAACTGGTCCCTTCAACCGCAGAGCCCATGAATGAACTGTATTGTTCAAACAAGAACTGAAGACTCCCTGAAAGAGAGGATACAGGCAAAGTTTTCAAAGAATTTGCTATCTGTGGCGGATATTCTCGCAACAACCGTAATTTAAATACAATCCCTTGTTCTTACCGAGCAAATAACCGAGGCTAATGCAATGTCTGGCCTTATTCTCCAAGCACTTGCATTTCTTTCAACAACTAAACCAACAACGAGAGCTATGAAACACAcacataaattgtaaaagaacacTACCGTTAGTTCTGCTGGATACTCTTCCATGATTTGTGTCTGCAAAACATCAGATAAtccatttatttcttaaaattcccAACAATGGATGCACCAAGCGagatatatttgtaaaattggTAAACGAACTCTTACAAGAAAAATGTACCAGAATGGAATCAGAATATTCTGAACAGTGAGGAAAACACCACCAATGACCCAATTTGTGCTTGAAGAGTTGAGAGGTTGATGAAGAGACATTGAAGCTTTGACAATGGCCGGACCCTTATATAGAGTCACTACAAATGCACCTGTAATTGATATTATGGTGCCCATTACTTTGGCCTGACTGCTTCTTCGTTTCAGTACCAGCTTCTCCATTCTAAAAAATCAGGTATGGGATTTAAGTAGCCGTGGCAACGCATGCATTAATGTGCGTTTTCGGAGTAAAAAAATCACCTGAAGAGGATAGCTAGGATGAAGGTAAAAGCTGGTGTGAGGTTGCTGATTGCAGAAGAAAGAGTAGGAGAACCATAAATGATGCCTGTGTACCCCATTATCTGACATGAAATCCTGAAACCAATTTCAGCAATATTACAGATAAAAActgatgaaattgaaaagaaaatcaagatctTTCTATATAATGAAGCAAAATTAGTTGGGAAACGTTTGCTAAAAATCATGCTTCTTGTTTCTGAACCACCACAAGTTTTACCCTATAAACCCGAGAAGTCCAATTTTGCATAGTATACGCAAGCTGAGTGGAGGTAGCACTCTTGATCTGCAAGAAAAACCAGAAATGAAAACACACTGTGGATTTGCATCTTGTAACGATTTGAGTGTAGATCCAAAATAAAGGAAGGACCTGTAAGAGAAGAAAGGAgtaggaagaagaagaagagcagcAACGGCGTAATCGTAGACCAAAAAAACATGGAAGCTAATGCCCTTCAACGTAGCTGCTTTAAACAGTGTGTTTATCCCCACTATTACACATTCCATTGTCACCATTGCTGTGAATGTCACTACATCCTTGTAATATTTCCTCCATGATCCCCACACCATCTTTCCTTCCTCTCAATTTCTCTCAAAACCAACCAATTGGTCAGGTTGTAAGGTCCTTATATTTGACAATTCTTTATCAAGAAAATCggaggggaggggaggggagattacaagctaaattaaaattttgagtttcagtTTTAGGTTTCAAATTTCGTATTCctatgaattaaattattgatccttgtgatttttatttaacttataataatctATATTGGATTTTTTATGCATGCGCGTGGGTTTGTGATGagtaaaaacaataaaaattgagtttatGGTGTAAATAGCATCTTGTCTTTCATAGAATAGACTAATTTTGGCCATGTGACATGAATgatcataatttattataaatatttatttatgtggaTAAAGGATCTTGTGATTATAGTTTTCTATAGCATCTAATGTCAGCAAATATCTTATAGCACAATTGCTgtattaaatacaatattttcttAATGTTTATCTGATGTCCACTTCTCAAATTcaacatcaaatcaaattataaaaatccatgagataatgaatatttatttgCTTCAATGCTACTACATTTTCCATCCTTTGTATCTGATGAAAGAGAATATTTTCGTGGGTTTATTTTGGTATCGTGTTTATATTGTCGTATTGAATGATAATGCATACGGCTTTGGTTGCTGGTTGGGCCGGTTTAATGGTTTTATATGgattagtcattttttattcttccGATCCAGTTCTTAATCAATGTGGAGACAAGGTATGTTCGTTATACCCAACAGTATTTTATATACAcaactttaaatattttgtatctAATCTATGAATATATtaatatggttttttttttaacttttaaagatctttaaaatttatgttttgtttaaatAAGGTTTTTGCATTATTGGTAAAAGTTAAGATTTTGAtcttttaagtaattaaatttaaatctttttatgTTTAATCTTTATTATACGTGATCTGCAGTttgtttatactttttattaattttactctattttataattaatggatgtaaaaagttttataaaagATTTCACCAAAGTGTACCCATTAGCCATACTAATTTTCCAAATATGTATACAAATTGTGAAGCAtgattgataaatatataatcatcaatCTCAAACAGTAGAATTTTCTCAATTCTGCAACAAACTGGACAAGCCTGCTTCCCAATTTGTGGAGGCTATGTTATGATGGCAATGATAAGTGCGAAAGCGTTGACTATTATTACCCCCACACATCTTGTTCAACTTATATAGCTTTGCAGAAAAGGACCCCTTCACCGGATTAGATCTGTCCATGTCTCGAAAAAtaagagggtttgggtaaaaatatatgttcgaaaaataggtttgaacaaaaaaaataagatccatttagaaaatgggtcaaGCCTTGGGTAAGACATTTTTGGCCCTCGAGTCCGGCCCGAATTTGCACAAAAAAActgttattgtttttttttgttattttcttcttcttgttttttttattgttttgctgttattttcttattattttctcaatattttgctactattttgttgttattgtttagatattgtataactcttgttttattattaattttgttactattttagaagtatttgcttgttaagttgcacctatcttagtgttCGTTTGAgtacacattttaaaaaaaatttattttcaagttgttgagaaatatttattttaatgtttttagtattttttatatattatattttaaaaaataaaaaattaatacaggcATGCCAAGCTGAGCccaagttttaacatttttattcgagttgggcttggacaaaatttagCCCCATTTCTTGAGTCGAGCTAAACAAACATgcctaaaattttgagaaaattcgGACCGACCTGACCCATAAACCTCTGCACTGGATGAGGTGTCTAACTTTCTTAACCCTTTTTCATCTCTcagttcttcttcttcttctttacaaGACCACTTGAAATAGTAAAGTTCTGAAGATTGAACTATGCCATTAAACCAATGTTGGATAATAGATTCTACAAAATAGTTGCTTCATGTTAACACGTTcctttcatttaaattattctaaacaatttagtttttaaaaaattgtcaattaTTTGTTAAACATTATTTCACTTATTTAAAAGCATAATTATTTGGCATGATTTGAATGGGTCAAGCTAAtgcatgatattaacatatttaggGGTGTAGCTAAGAGAGCAAGCAATGGACTTAGCACCCCCCCTTTAGCTAAGGGGTAAAATAGCAATTTTAGTTCCTTTTAGTTGTGTGTAAAGCTCAAATGCACCAAGAGGGTGTGAATTGGTGattaacaaattttgataaagaTGAGCAAATAAAAATGATACTAGAATTTAAAGTGGTTCGACTCTAATTGCTTATGTCCATTATCTTGACTTTCCACTACTAAAGATTTCTCAAGTTCACTAATTTGAAAACCTTTTAAAGATAATgtttaacttttacaaaattatctTTTCAATTAGACAAGATAGAGCCACTTTCACCAAAACCTAAGTAAACTCACACaggttgaaaaatgaaaacaaaaatgaataagcACCTCTGGAATGTTGATATACAATGATTAAACTCTCACAAATACAAAACAATACTTGAAACAATAAATAAGAATTGAACCCACAAGTGTTTTCAAGTGAAAATGAGAATAACAAGGTAAAGATTGGATTTTTGTAGTAAACCTTGTAAATTTGTTTCTTGTCTTCATATTGGTGTCCTTGAACTCTATTTACTCCTTCATTTATTTCTAACCATTTGGATTGGTTATAGGGAAGATAGAGTCATTGGAGTCATTAATTCTAGCATAATATGTAGTTGTAGGACAGCATGTTTTGATACATGACTTTTGGGTGCAAATACCTGGCTTTGAAAAATGAGACCATTAGCTCCTTATGTATCAGAACTTAAGGTCATGTTTCAATACCTCTTATGATGCAGTGTGGTGCGTTTTTACATTAATTGCAGGTAAATGCACCACCCATTCAAACCCAACCTTAGTTAAAGTTCAATACCTCTACAACTATGGTCTAATACATTTGTTGCCCTGAAAAGCTCACCAACTTCCTATGTTCTAGTGTCATGGACCGCGaatcaaatgtaacacctcttacccgaaACTGTTGCCGGATTCGAGCACGAGGCGCCAtctaacttaacttactagttcggagcataaaaatttacttttagaattaattttactattcacaacaaaactgtccacctgcacggctgtcactaatttaattataactcaagttacgaagctcaaaatttaaatccataaattttccctgaaactagattcatatatcttcttaccataaaatttttagaatttttggtttagctaattagtacagtttattcattgaagactcccctatttcactaacCGATGGTTCTGACCACCactcactaaaaataaattatctcgctgtacagacttcatatggtatttttgcttgtttctatagaaaatagactcactaaggaatctatacatataaattataactcataattctttctgtacaatttttaataattttctaaagttagaacaggagacttcaaaaaccattctgaccctgtctcactaaaattcaaatatctcaaaatataaatttttttcctgcaccgtttctttcatgtaaaaatagacttgacaagatttaattctatatattattcactctctaattccatttctactatttttggtgattttttaaattcacgtcactgctgctgtccaaaaactgcttctttgcaaaatttttactcttttatagtttctttgttttaattatcatttaaagcatacataacaccaaaacatattctttactaaccatttcaatagctaatctttagccatatcatatgaacatactcaaaatgaataagtctctatacatgccataactttaaacgttttgaaatcacataatactGAGAAgtttgttgatagtgtgatacgaggctccgacgatccccaattcgagtaagctcaaaacactataaaataaaggaaagaaagaaatgtgtaagctactaatagcttagtaagttacatgtaaaaaataagtactcatttaataattaacatttttaacatataactaatcaatacatttcttagcaatttcaatcacttacacatgcacaatcttaccagtTCACTTGCACATACATTTACACACTTAACCTTCATCACATATGCTCATTCTTTCAAATGTAACTACATACATACTTCATTTCATgttcactttaactcattattaatcccgttgaacactcggaatatacacggatacgtagagaatttgcacataagtgccacactgatatgtagccgaagctaccactaatatgtagccgtagctaccactgaaatgtagtcGTAGCTACCACTAAAAtgtagctgaagctaccactgatcaataacactggaaatgcccatgggcctgctcacacaagctgtcaggtgcctgcaacacatgctagatcacccagcacccgggactcactgtaacactgtaacactggtctctagtggcatgtcacttgtatccacttctattcctaagttcaaccgagAATTTatacttaacactttattttaaacactttatcacttgaataattcatgaacaattttccttccacgttcaatattaattcacatatcaagtataattcacaatttataaaaatatattgctattatttacacgtaacttacctcggatgcaaaacgactattttcgtaaattagtcgataaccttctcttttccccggtTACTTctactatttcttctttcttgatctatataaacacaatttaatatattttatcaatattccattcaaatacaattcatacacaatattttggtaaacttacattttttcccataactttcaaaaattacactttcgtcccaaagctcgtaaaaataaaattcactaaatttcttaaatttcaaacctcactaaatcatatttcatgctcataacagccctcaatttcacaaaatcacaactttatgcacactttactatctttcacaatttagtcctttttcaacatttttatcaaaattcatctagtaaaacccGTAATTagcacttcaaacattcattatctatcatcactcatcaaaTTACAACTATATCATAAATGtgtcaattttaaaactttaattccatttaaaataaatggtagaaacatgaaattcaagcttcaataagcataaaaatacgaaaataattaaaaacagggcaagaaatcacttacaattgagcttagaaaaatcaagaaccctagctattgGGACATGAAATTTTCAGCAgcaaactttttaattttgaagaagatgaacacttgttttcatcttattttgtcttttattcaattttgaaaatgcccttgacccacttacttatatatttttctagaattacccttaTGTGttcataacactaatttatggtctatttgccacataaacacttctaattttatgcaataattcaattaaatcatttaatcactaattagacacactttgcattttcaattttgtaacaacccgattttgaccctagtcagaatagtggtttcgggacaacGAAtccaagttagaaaaatattttaaaattattttctatgtttattatgtataaatttacttgtgtgaaaatttcgtgctttaattttgtcgtttgagtgtccgattaaataaaaggattaaattacgtaaaatgaaaatttagtggttatTTCAAAAAGGGGTTGAATAGTGGTTGTTCTTTAAATATGGGggttttatgttgcaatttgaccattgaaaagatagtggacggcactatgtttaaaatatatagtttttatactatttataaaagttataataataatttatgtattataatgttattataataaaaaggaaaggcATAAGAAAGTGGGGGGAGATGGATTATCTTTCTGCCGAATGAAAAggggaagaaaagaagaaaaccagCTGGGTATTCGGCCCTTCCTCAAGcaaattaaggtatgttttgattttggtttttgatgatttttatgtttttgagatcgttgtttcGAATACTACTCGACCCATGCTTCAATttctgattttgatgaatattttgagttatgccattgatgaataattgtgttttgtgatgtttgatgatgaattattGAAGATATGTTTTGGGTTagtatgttttgtattggaaattttgatgaatttgagtaattagagctaaattacaaaaatatttattgttcataagtgtatgttagagtgagaatttgatgttgccatagaagggaaaagtgttTAGTATGCtgtaaaatataagaataaggtgtgaaatttaattttcgagcctagggacggaattggaaatatgcaaaagtttaggagaaaaattgtaattttccaaaggttgagtcaaggactgttttgaataatgtgagtgttaaataagttaaaaatgttattataaaCCAAGAAAGATGAGGAATTGAACTTGAAAGCATGAtggtaagtttataagcaaatagatgttataatttttttttaaatgtgaattatatgtgctaaaatgaatatgtaaataaatatatattagttgaATGTGTACGCCTGGCAGCTATGTTTATGAGTTCGTTTCGACTGAGTTACGACATTCGAAAGCCCCGTATGAGCCTTaagaatagttaggatacatatgtcatgacataggattttgatatgtatt
This genomic window contains:
- the LOC105802450 gene encoding WAT1-related protein At3g28050 → MVWGSWRKYYKDVVTFTAMVTMECVIVGINTLFKAATLKGISFHVFLVYDYAVAALLLLPTPFFSYRSRVLPPLSLRILCKIGLLGFIGISCQIMGYTGIIYGSPTLSSAISNLTPAFTFILAILFRMEKLVLKRRSSQAKVMGTIISITGAFVVTLYKGPAIVKASMSLHQPLNSSSTNWVIGGVFLTVQNILIPFWYIFLTQIMEEYPAELTVVFFYNLCVCFIALVVGLVVERNASAWRIRPDIALASVICSGVFSSCLNNTVHSWALRLKGPVFVAMFKPFSIVIAFTMGIVFLAETPHIGSLIGATTISIGFYTLMWGKVKEATAEDNGSGSTIDSSSSHKDPLLQSYKNGQV